The Melitaea cinxia chromosome 24, ilMelCinx1.1, whole genome shotgun sequence genome window below encodes:
- the LOC123665647 gene encoding E3 ubiquitin-protein ligase MYLIP encodes MWLVSQPNSVILEVKVEPNSIGQQCLEKVCEKLEIGAEADYFGLRVCSGSGPGRWLNLRNHMDPHRIPSRRLDLRVKFWVPPHLLINEPTRHQFYLHAKLDLIEGRLVVADQEVARRIIAYIAQAETGDCDPDVPSPVYAECHKIGPQGEKPDDHMEKIIEYHCEIAGMKASQAEYRLLKEISKLESFGEELFFCKPVTQSNNAYNLYSHLLYHRQQAEEQPRARDEQEIDGGATVGCLASGQSGGGCGCRLSTCVGVGPHGIVVYRPACNGEQEIGVEKQSIPYTAIHRAQPLRRIFQLAYVTGEGHEATMHVKMATSGQAAALYRAVTEKHAFYCCETVRTDVTEQFIRDLKGTIASIFNDSSTLGRRYVFDIRRTCREVHDRARRDAHARAAHEPRPRRAAPAHEPRARSRSHSGDVFACRVCMDAPIDSLFLPCRHVVCCSDCAPRCERCPLCRGEIEKLMHIFLPVEYEKSPGVIIK; translated from the exons GTGTGCGAAAAACTCGAAATAGGCGCAGAAGCCGACTACTTTGGCCTTCGTGTCTGTTCCGGGTCCGGTCCGGGAAGATGGCTGAACCTCCGCAACCATATGGACCCACACCGCATACCTAGCAGGCGACTAGACCTCCGCGTCAAATTCTGGGTACCCCCACATCTCCTAATAAACGAGCCAACGCGACATCAATTCTACCTGCACGCGAAATTAGATCTTATCGAGGGGAGATTGGTTGTAGCGGACCAAGAAGTCGCAAGGCGTATCATCGCCTATATCGCTCAAGCGGAAACCGGAGATTGCGACCCCGATGTCCCATCACCCGTGTACGCTGAATGCCATAAAATCGGTCCGCAGGGCGAGAAACCAGATGATCACATGGAGAAAATCATCGAGTACCATTGTGAAATCGCTGGAATGAAAGCGTCGCAAGCTGAATACAGACTGTTGAAGGAGATATCGAAGTTGGAATCGTTTGGGGAAGAATTGTTCTTTTGCAAGCCAGTGACGCAGAGCAATAACGCGTACAATCTGTATAGTCACCTGTTATACCACAGACAGCAGGCCGAAGAGCAGCCGAGGGCGAGAGATGAGCAGGAAATTGATGGGGGGGCGACTGTAGGATGTTTGGCCAGTGGGCAGAGTGGAGGGGGCTGTGGGTGTAGACTGAGCACGTGTGTTGGTGTGGGACCGCACGGCATCGTCGTGTACAGGCCGGCCTGCAACGGTGAACAAGAGATCGGTGTGGAAAAGCAAAG tattccCTACACCGCTATCCACCGAGCGCAACCCCTGCGACGTATCTTCCAACTGGCCTACGTCACGGGGGAAGGTCACGAAGCAACGATGCACGTCAAAATGGCGACGTCCGGACAAGCCGCAGCGCTTTACCGCGCTGTAACCGAAAAACACGCTTTCTACTGCTGTGAAACAGTCAGGACGGATGTCACTGAACAGTTCATTAGAGATCTAAAG GGTACGATAGCGTCGATATTCAACGACTCGTCGACGCTGGGTCGCCGCTACGTGTTCGACATCCGGCGCACGTGCCGAGAGGTGCACGACCGCGCGCGCAGGGACGCGCACGCGCGCGCCGCGCACgagccgcgcccgcgccgcgctgCGCCCGCACACGAG CCGCGCGCGCGCTCGCGCTCGCACAGCGGCGACGTGTTCGCGTGCCGCGTGTGTATGGACGCGCCCATCGACTCGCTGTTCCTGCCGTGCCGCCACGTGGTCTGCTGCAGCGACTGTGCCCCCAG ATGTGAACGCTGTCCCCTGTGCCGCGGCGAAATAGAAAAACTAATGCACATATTTCTACCGGTGGAATACGAGAAAAGTCCTGgcgttataataaaataa